GAGAGCGCGACCTTGGGGAAGGCCTCTTGCATGGCCGCCAAGCACTCCCAGTGGGTGCTGGTCTCGTAGCCGTCGAGCAGACCGGCCTTGGCCAGCGCCCAGCTGCCCGTACACACCGCCGCCAGGCGCCGCGACAGCCGCGCCTGAGCTTGCAGCCAGCTCAGGTGCTCGCGCTTTACCGCCCGCTGAGGACCCACCCCACCGCATACGATAACCGTATCCAGCGTCAGCGCCGTATGAGTGGCAACGTCGGGCGTAACACATAGACCGTCACTGGCTTTCACCGACGCTCCGTCAAGGCTCATGGTGTACCATCGATAAAGCTCACGCCCGGCAAGCTGATTAGCCATACGCAACGGCTCGATGGCAGAGGCCAGCGAGATCAGGGTGAAATTGTCCAGCAACAAAAAGCCGATCGCCTGAGAGGTAGCGGCTGTGCGTGAGGCCTCGGGAGCGGTTGTCATTTCGATACTCCGGCGCTTGTGTCTTAGACCCTATTCGTCTTGTCGTTGCTCTTATGAACCAGGGCGTCGGGCATGCCGGCAGTCAGCAAAATGTCGTTTTCAGGCATGCTCACTATAAATGTACCCCGCATGTCGTTTTTTGGCATGGCAAATTTGCCTATCGCACTGCCATTCCCGGTGCATTGCGATAATCACGTCGCTCATGGCTATACGAATGCCGCCTGCCAACATCTCACTTGCGAACAAGCCACGCCGCCTCGGTGACAGCGTGGCCCGGAGGGGCACAATCAACGCTTACGGTGCAGCCGTTCGGCGTGGTAGCGCAGGTGATCCTCGATGAAGGTGGCGATGAAGAAGTAGCTGTGGTCGTAACCGGCATGCCGACGCAGAGTCAGCGGGTGATCACGTTTTTCACATGCCGCCTCCAACCGCTCGGGCATCAGCTGTTCCTCGAGGAAGTTGTCGGCTTCGCCCTGATCGATGAACAGCGGCTGGCGCGAGGCGCCCTTGGCTACCAGCTCGCAGGCGTCGTATTGGGTCCAGGCACGGGTGTCCTCGCCCAGATAGTGGGTGAAGGCCTTCTGCCCCCAAGGGCTCTCGATCGGATTGACCACCGGCGCGAACGCCGACACCGCGGCATACTGCCCGGGCCGACGCAGCGCCAACACCAGGGCCCCGTGGCCGCCCATGGAGTGCCCACTGATCGACTCGCGGCCGTTGACAGGGAAGTGCTGACGCACCACCGACGGCAGTTCCTCGGCCACGTAGTCGTACATGCGATAGTGCTTGGCCCAGGGCTCCTGGGTAGCGTTCACATAGAAGCCGGCGCCGCTGCCGAAGTCATAGCTATCGTGCTCACCGGGCAGATCCAGCCCCCTCGGGCTGGTATCCGGGCAGACGATGGCGATCCCCAACTCGGCGGCGAGACGCTGAGCGCCTGCCTTCTGCATGAAGTTCTCGTCGTTGCAGGTCAGCCCCGACAGCCACCACATCAGCGGCACCCGCTCGCTTTCGGCCTGAGGCGGCAGGTAGATGGAAAACACCATCTCGCAGTCCAGCGCCCGCGCGTGATGCTTGTAGCGCTTGAGCCAGCCGCCGAAGCTCTTGGTAGCCGATACCAGTTCCAGGGATTCAGACATGCTCATGAGTGCGTCTCCTTCGCTCAGTAATGCAGTACGCTGCGAATGCTCTTACCGGCATGCAGCAGTTCGAAGGCCTCATTGATCTTCTCGAACGGCATGTCCTGGGTGATGAACTCGTCGATCTTCAGCTCACCCTTCATGTAGCGGTCGACATAGCCCGGCAGCTCGGTGCGGCCCTTGACGCCGCCGAACGCGGAGCCTTTCCAGACTCGACCGGTGACCAGCTGGAACGGCCGGGTGGAGATCTCTTCGCCGGCACCGGCGACGCCGATGATGATCGACTCGCCCCACCCCTTGTGGCAGCACTCCAGCGCCGAGCGCATGACGTTGACGTTGCCGATGCACTCGAAGGAGTAGTCGACGCCGCCGTCGGTCAGCTCGACGATGACCTGCTGGATGGAATCGCTGTAGTCCTTCGGGTTGATGAACTCGGTGGCGCCGAACTGGCGGGCCAGCTCGAACTTGTCCGGGTTGATGTCGATGGCGATGATGCGGCTGGCCTTGGCCATCTGCGCGCCCTGGATGACCGCAAGGCCGATGGCACCGAGGCCGAACACGGCGATGGTGGAACCCGGCTCGACCTTGGCGGTGTTCATGACCGCGCCGATACCGGTAGTCACGCCGCAGCCGAGCAGGCAGATCTTGTCCAGCGGGGCTTCCTTGGACACCTTGGCCAACGAGACCTCGGGCACCACGGTGTACTCGGAGAAGGTCGAGCAACCCATGTAATGATGCAGGGACTTGCCGTCCACGGAGAAGCGCGAGGTGCCATCCGGCATCAGGCCCTTGCCCTGGGTGGCACGCACCGCGCTGCACAGGTTGGTCTTGCCGGAAAGGCAGAACTTGCACTTGCCGCACTCGGCCGTATAGAGCGGAATGACGTGATCGCCCGGCACCAGGCCAGTCACGCCCTCACCGACTTCCTCGACGATGCCCGCGCCTTCATGGCCGAGCACCGACGGGAAAAGACCTTCCGGGTCAGCGCCGGACAGCGTGTAGGCATCGGTGTGGCAGACACTGGTGGCGACCATGCGTACCAGCACCTCGCCGGCCTTTGGACCCTCGACGTCGATTTCGGTGAGTTCCAGCGGCTTGCCGGCTTCCAGTGCGATAGCGGCACGAGATTTCATGGCGACTCCTGACAGTAGGATGTAGGAACATTCATCGGCCGGGCAGGAAAGAGCTGCCCAACAAAACTGAAACCAGTCTAGGCGAGAGCGGCTGTCACGATAAACTGGCTGAACCACACAAGATTATTGTCACTCAGCAAAGATCAGGGAGCGCCGTTTACCAAATGCAACGCTGGGATCGTATCGAAGCTTTCGTCGAGGTGGTTCGCCTGGGCAGTTTTTCCGCCGCCGCACGGGCGCTCAAGGTCTCGACCTCGCACGTCAGCCGTCTGGTCGGCCAGCTCGAGAATCAGCTTGGCACCACCCTGCTCTACCGTACCACGCGGCAACTGCACCTGACCGACGCGGGCACCCTCTACTTCGATCATTGCCGCCATCTGTTCGACGGCTTCCAGGAAGCCGAGGCGGCGGTCCACGACTTTCACTCCCGCCCCAAGGGCGTGCTCAAGCTGACCTCATCGACCACCTTCGGCGAGCGCTTCATCGCCCCGCTGGTCAACGATTTCCAGCGCCAGCATCCCCAACTCGAGGTGAACATGCACTTCACCAATCGCCGGGTCGAGCTGATCGATGAGGGCTATGACGTGGCGATTCGCATGGGCGTGCTCAAGGACTCGACGCTGATCGCCAGGCGCCTGTGCGAGCGCCGCGAGTACGTGGTTGGTTCGCGGGATTACTTTGCCCAAGTCTCGAGACCCCATTCGCTGGCTGAGCTTGCCAATCACCCCTGCCTGCTCGGTTCCCGGGACCAATGGCTATTCGAAGTCGACGGCGTGCGCCGCGAAGTCCGCGTCGGCGGCCGCTGGCAGGCCAATTCGGGACCTGCCCTGCTCGATGCCAGCCTAAAGGGCCTGGGACTCGCCCAACTGCCGGACTACTACGTCGAGGAGCACCTCGCCAGCGGCGAGCTGGTGTCGGTGCTCGACCACTTTCGCCATAGCGACACTGCGGTGTGGGCGGTCTATCCACGTCATCGTCATCTCTCGCCCAAGGTGCGCCAGTTTGTCGACTATATGGTCGCGCATATCCATGAAGTACTGCCGGTTAGACGCTGAGCAGACCTGAGCGAGAAAAAACCACGGGAAAAGACAAAAAAAGGGCACCCTACCGGGCGCCCAAAGGGTTGATCGGCGACGGGCAAGGCCCGCCGGCATCAGCATTCGATGGCGTTGACGGCGAGGCCGCCGCGGGAAGTTTCTTTGTACTTGTCCTGCATGTCGCGGCCGGTATCCCGCATGGTGCGGATCGCCTTGTCCAGCGAGATGAAGTGCTCGCCGTCGCCGCGCAGGGCCATCTGGGCGGCATTGATGGCCTTCACCGAGGCGATGGCATTGCGCTCGATGCAGGGCACCTGCACCAGCCCGCCTACCGGATCGCAGGTCAGGCCCAGGTTGTGCTCAAGCCCGATCTCGGCGGCGTTTTCCACCTGGCCGATGCTGCCGCCCATGACCTCGGCAAGCCCCGCGGCGGCCATCGCACAGGCCGAGCCGACCTCGCCCTGACAGCCCACCTCAGCGCCGGAAATCGAGGCGTTCTTCTTGCACAGGATGCCCACGGCGCCGGCGGCCAGCAGGAAGTCGACCACATCTCGTTCGCAGGCGCCGGGCTGGAACTTCATGTAGTAGTGGAGAACGGCCGGAATGATGCCCGCCGCCCCGTTGGTGGGCGCAGTGACCATGCGCCCGCCGGCGGCGTTTTCCTCGTTGACCGCCAGGGCAAAGACGTTGACCCAGTCCATCGCCGAGAAGGTCGAGGTGATCAGGCTGTGACTGCCCTCCATGGCCACCAGGCGACGATGAAGCGAGGCCGCCCGCCGCTTGACGTTGAGCCCGCCGGGCAGCACGCCTTCGTTGGCGAAGCCGGTCTCCACGCAATCGCACATGGCTTGCCAGATCGTCCATAGACCGTCGCGGATATCCTGCTCACTGCGCCATGCCTTCTCGTTCTCCAGCATCAGCTCCGAGATACGCAGGTCGTGCATGCGGCATAGCGCCAGCAGCTCGCCGGCACTATTGAAGTCATAGGGCAGCGGCGTGGTATCGGTATCCAGCGCGCCGTCCTGGGCCTGCGCCTCGTCGATCACGAAACCGCCGCCCACCGAGTAGTAGGTGTTCTCGTAAAGTGGCTCGCTGTGACCGTGAGCGATCAATCGCATGGCGTTCGGATGGTGTGGCAGGCACTCATCATGAAGCTGCATGTCTCGGGCCCAAAGGAAAGGAATCGCCAGCCGGTTGTCGAGCAGCAGGCTATCGGATTCCAGCAGCTCCTCGATGCAGGGGGCGATGAGGGTCGGGTCGATGCGATCCGGCCGTTCTCCCATCAGGCCCATGATCACCGCTCGGTCGGTGCCGTGACCGATGCCGGTGGCCGACAGTGAGCCATAAAGGCGCACCTCGACGCGGGCTACCCGTTCCAGCAGATCCCGGGTCCGCAGCTCTTCGACGAAATCATGCGCGGCACGCATCGGGCCCACGGTGTGGGAGCTCGACG
Above is a window of Halomonas sp. I5-271120 DNA encoding:
- a CDS encoding L-serine ammonia-lyase, with translation MSISVFDLFKIGIGPSSSHTVGPMRAAHDFVEELRTRDLLERVARVEVRLYGSLSATGIGHGTDRAVIMGLMGERPDRIDPTLIAPCIEELLESDSLLLDNRLAIPFLWARDMQLHDECLPHHPNAMRLIAHGHSEPLYENTYYSVGGGFVIDEAQAQDGALDTDTTPLPYDFNSAGELLALCRMHDLRISELMLENEKAWRSEQDIRDGLWTIWQAMCDCVETGFANEGVLPGGLNVKRRAASLHRRLVAMEGSHSLITSTFSAMDWVNVFALAVNEENAAGGRMVTAPTNGAAGIIPAVLHYYMKFQPGACERDVVDFLLAAGAVGILCKKNASISGAEVGCQGEVGSACAMAAAGLAEVMGGSIGQVENAAEIGLEHNLGLTCDPVGGLVQVPCIERNAIASVKAINAAQMALRGDGEHFISLDKAIRTMRDTGRDMQDKYKETSRGGLAVNAIEC
- a CDS encoding LysR family transcriptional regulator → MQRWDRIEAFVEVVRLGSFSAAARALKVSTSHVSRLVGQLENQLGTTLLYRTTRQLHLTDAGTLYFDHCRHLFDGFQEAEAAVHDFHSRPKGVLKLTSSTTFGERFIAPLVNDFQRQHPQLEVNMHFTNRRVELIDEGYDVAIRMGVLKDSTLIARRLCERREYVVGSRDYFAQVSRPHSLAELANHPCLLGSRDQWLFEVDGVRREVRVGGRWQANSGPALLDASLKGLGLAQLPDYYVEEHLASGELVSVLDHFRHSDTAVWAVYPRHRHLSPKVRQFVDYMVAHIHEVLPVRR
- the fghA gene encoding S-formylglutathione hydrolase — translated: MSMSESLELVSATKSFGGWLKRYKHHARALDCEMVFSIYLPPQAESERVPLMWWLSGLTCNDENFMQKAGAQRLAAELGIAIVCPDTSPRGLDLPGEHDSYDFGSGAGFYVNATQEPWAKHYRMYDYVAEELPSVVRQHFPVNGRESISGHSMGGHGALVLALRRPGQYAAVSAFAPVVNPIESPWGQKAFTHYLGEDTRAWTQYDACELVAKGASRQPLFIDQGEADNFLEEQLMPERLEAACEKRDHPLTLRRHAGYDHSYFFIATFIEDHLRYHAERLHRKR
- a CDS encoding S-(hydroxymethyl)glutathione dehydrogenase/class III alcohol dehydrogenase — translated: MKSRAAIALEAGKPLELTEIDVEGPKAGEVLVRMVATSVCHTDAYTLSGADPEGLFPSVLGHEGAGIVEEVGEGVTGLVPGDHVIPLYTAECGKCKFCLSGKTNLCSAVRATQGKGLMPDGTSRFSVDGKSLHHYMGCSTFSEYTVVPEVSLAKVSKEAPLDKICLLGCGVTTGIGAVMNTAKVEPGSTIAVFGLGAIGLAVIQGAQMAKASRIIAIDINPDKFELARQFGATEFINPKDYSDSIQQVIVELTDGGVDYSFECIGNVNVMRSALECCHKGWGESIIIGVAGAGEEISTRPFQLVTGRVWKGSAFGGVKGRTELPGYVDRYMKGELKIDEFITQDMPFEKINEAFELLHAGKSIRSVLHY